The Eriocheir sinensis breed Jianghai 21 chromosome 29, ASM2467909v1, whole genome shotgun sequence genomic interval aatgtcaacgGTATTTCCTTTATTTGTGTCAACAATGTGAATAAAAAAGATAATTGCCCTTAAATAACAACATTTCTTTGGTCAGTCATGAGGCTGGTGGTGAGCCAGGCTTGGCAGCACTGCCTTGAGGGGCTCCTGCACTGCCACAACCCTAACACAAACACCCTCAATGCCAACACAGTGTAACAAAGGTGAACAGTGACTTCAGTGTTACACTGTGGCTTGCTCCTGCCCACTGCTGAGCCACCAACTCATACTGACTATCAAGCATTTATTCTCTCTGGACAAACATCCGAGCAATAAAAAACTTACGATACAAAAAGTATTACAATGCACAATGTTTGGCTTTTACATCCCTGGTTGTGAGATTCTGCTTGGCCTCTGAGCCTCACCCACTGAGATGGCTTGTGCCCAGCTGAAGGGGCTGGCAGAGTTCAGGGCTTGGCCCCATTGAGCACACACACGGCTGACCCCTCACGGTAGCCGCTGCGAACACCTCCTGACACAGCTGAGTGATCCATGACCTTAACTATGCATTGCACACTACACAAACACaactaaccacacacacaaacacagacacacagtcaCAGAGGGCCACCATACATTTTGAACTAGTACAGAGCTCTGTCCTCTGTCCTTTCACATATTTGGGAACAAGAACTCTTGCTTTCACATTTGCATTGAATGAATGGGAAATACTCCCTGACCTTCAACAAACTACAAGTGTTACTGCATTAGAGGGGAAGCTTGCCTGTCCTGCGAAGCCGCtccaggtggaggtggtggagcagCTTGTTAAAGGCAAAGTACTGGTGGTTATTGGTGGGGTTGAGGTCAGGGTAGGTCATACTCAGGGACTCCGGCAGCTCCCTCTGCGATATCATGTCCTCCAGCTCACGCATGCCCTGCGGCGCCCCTCCCTGGCTCGGCCCTGGCAGGCTTGCACTCGCCTGGCCCAGGCCACAGTCTGGGAGTGAGGCGCTGGCTGCCAGGCCGTTGAGCAGCCTCTCCTGGGTGAGGCCCGGGACAGACGCACCAGTTGGCAGGGCGGAGCCATTCAGCACGTGATTCAGCATCTGTGAGGAGTTGTCGAGGTGCAGGTTGTTGATGCGCTTGGTGAGCGGCTCCTCCTCCGGCGTCTGGTCTCTCCCCCGCTTCATCACCTGCCATGACCAACAGTCAGTCTCCCTAAACTACAACTAGGTCATCTGCACCAATTTGAATGGCCTTCAAAATGTTTATTACACCCAATACTTCCAGCTTAGCTCCTGAGACAGTACGGTAACAATGTCATGAGAGGACGCGACCTTAAGCTCTAGGGAGCCAGATTTGAGACCCACAAGAGGaaattttattgtaattgttgttgtaaTAGTCTACCCTTCTAAcctcataagggaaaataaggacgtaaaccgagatgaagaagagagaagaggaatggccTACTCGATTGTGTCAAAAGCTTTGAAGACTGGTATGATAACTTTGAGGGATACAGAATGAAGAGGCTCACAAGCCTCTTTACTGATAATAACAAGAGCTTATCAAATACTCATCAGAATGGGACTTTGCTGTAAATTTATTAAAAAAGGTTTGTAAAATGTagtaaaatgcacataaaaaaattgGGGTGTTGCTGCAGCATGAGTCTACATCCTGCCAGCATGACTTGCAGGATGCATGCACCATCCTGTTCCCTGGTGATGATTAGCAGTTACCAGACAGCCTACCTGATCATCAATACAACAACCACAGTGGCTGCAGGGACCTTAAGTACCAATATCTGGATGAGCAAAGG includes:
- the LOC127004945 gene encoding uncharacterized protein LOC127004945, which produces MKRGRDQTPEEEPLTKRINNLHLDNSSQMLNHVLNGSALPTGASVPGLTQERLLNGLAASASLPDCGLGQASASLPGPSQGGAPQGMRELEDMISQRELPESLSMTYPDLNPTNNHQYFAFNKLLHHLHLERLRRTGKLPL